One Edaphobacter lichenicola DNA window includes the following coding sequences:
- a CDS encoding MFS transporter translates to MERSKKEAPSPGLMHFGLMLAGLGTALLGPILPLLAKQWEMVDSQSGLMMMAKFCGAFLGGVTVSQRLRWSLLAGLVAGTVGFGGFAMSPSMGLGCIGLFVGGFGLGQIITSINILAGRRFTAHRGSALSLLNFSFSLGAMLSALLAAWLLPHFALRGVLEGFAGLFAIGLLALWIQTRGEVSGAESFDAAPLQTGPQTGLSGRVYLYFAGLLVLYGGLETCLSGWLTTFALRYGDKTLAVSEYTTLLLWMALTFGRLGASAVMLHVGEKTAQRWSLALAAGFTAALAMAHSAETIAIFAVLLGLSLAPFFPATFALLMAERPTARQAGIVVAVSGLGAAALPWMMGVISTRTGSLQLALALPFAAALGLLAMSLFAPRALAVTD, encoded by the coding sequence ATGGAGCGAAGTAAGAAGGAGGCGCCTTCTCCGGGGCTGATGCACTTTGGACTGATGCTGGCCGGGCTTGGAACGGCATTGCTGGGGCCGATTCTTCCTTTGCTGGCTAAGCAATGGGAGATGGTGGACTCGCAGAGCGGGCTGATGATGATGGCGAAGTTCTGTGGCGCGTTTCTTGGCGGAGTGACGGTGTCGCAGAGGCTGAGGTGGAGTCTGCTGGCGGGCCTGGTAGCAGGCACGGTGGGGTTCGGAGGCTTTGCGATGTCTCCGTCGATGGGACTGGGGTGCATAGGTTTGTTTGTGGGCGGATTTGGGTTGGGGCAGATCATTACTTCGATCAACATTCTGGCTGGCCGCAGGTTCACGGCGCATCGTGGCTCTGCTCTGTCCCTGTTGAATTTTTCGTTCAGCCTGGGAGCGATGCTGTCTGCGCTACTGGCGGCATGGCTGTTGCCGCACTTTGCTTTGAGGGGAGTGCTTGAAGGATTCGCTGGACTGTTTGCGATTGGCCTGTTGGCGCTGTGGATACAGACGCGTGGAGAAGTTTCGGGTGCTGAAAGCTTCGACGCTGCACCCTTACAAACCGGGCCGCAGACGGGATTGAGCGGGCGAGTCTATCTGTACTTCGCTGGATTGCTTGTGCTCTACGGTGGATTGGAGACGTGCTTGAGCGGGTGGCTGACGACGTTCGCACTGCGTTATGGGGATAAGACGCTGGCGGTCAGCGAGTATACGACGCTACTGCTTTGGATGGCGCTGACCTTCGGGCGGCTGGGCGCTTCGGCAGTGATGCTGCACGTGGGAGAGAAGACAGCGCAGCGATGGAGTCTTGCACTGGCGGCCGGATTCACGGCGGCCCTGGCGATGGCGCATTCCGCGGAGACTATTGCGATCTTTGCTGTGCTTCTCGGGCTCAGTCTTGCGCCATTTTTTCCAGCCACCTTTGCGCTACTGATGGCGGAGCGGCCGACGGCTCGGCAGGCGGGGATCGTAGTCGCGGTTTCGGGGCTGGGGGCGGCGGCGTTGCCGTGGATGATGGGAGTAATTTCTACGCGGACTGGATCGCTGCAACTGGCGCTTGCCCTACCCTTTGCGGCCGCTCTGGGACTGCTCGCGATGAGTTTGTTTGCACCTCGGGCGCTGGCGGTCACTGACTGA